A region from the Pseudomonas cucumis genome encodes:
- a CDS encoding UvrD-helicase domain-containing protein — translation MSEDLAIKLNGCTTKGYVIAPAGFGKTHLIAMAVRASSGRQLILTHTFAGVNSIKTKMADLGVRASQYQVDTIASWALRLCLAYPQSSGWKIENPTSKQWNKLYECCSRLLGKRFIREAVSSSYVGLYVDEYQDCSDLQHDLVCNLAEFLPSRLLGDPLQAIFDFDDGKPVDWEASVYPEFDCLGQLEIPWRWVKAKSPELGEWLKDARRKIELGQKIDLSAHLPPSVIRVYTQPDYLAAKQYTALCGLLNHNESVIALHGGDQQSKNKTHRLANRMAGRFSSIEEIEGKDLHSFIKKLGAAKTAQAGFLHALKFATKCFTGVTRTLTAGTKRGEVTNLRKTTKYPLVLQAANDYLSDPSSGYLKAFFQALKNNPETSAYRRDLLYRFVNVLKIHVDGQAATLVEAGNLYQREMRHSGRPISHRKLIGTTLLVKGLEYDHAVILDADSLDAKDLYVAMTRGAKSLTIIGTGRHLPA, via the coding sequence GTGTCTGAGGATCTGGCAATCAAGCTCAACGGCTGTACTACCAAGGGGTATGTAATCGCGCCTGCCGGATTTGGAAAGACGCATCTCATAGCGATGGCGGTACGGGCGTCCAGTGGACGACAGCTTATCCTGACGCATACCTTTGCCGGCGTGAATTCGATCAAAACCAAGATGGCGGACTTGGGCGTTCGCGCTTCCCAGTACCAGGTCGATACGATCGCTAGCTGGGCACTTCGACTCTGTCTGGCGTACCCGCAGTCATCGGGGTGGAAAATTGAAAACCCGACCAGCAAGCAGTGGAATAAGCTGTACGAGTGCTGCTCCCGTTTGCTGGGGAAGAGGTTCATTCGTGAGGCCGTGTCGTCCAGCTACGTAGGTCTCTACGTCGACGAGTACCAGGACTGCTCAGACTTGCAGCATGATCTGGTCTGTAACCTGGCAGAATTTCTTCCAAGCCGACTGTTGGGAGACCCCCTGCAAGCCATATTCGATTTTGACGACGGCAAGCCCGTTGATTGGGAGGCCAGCGTCTACCCCGAGTTTGATTGCTTAGGACAGCTGGAGATCCCTTGGCGGTGGGTCAAGGCGAAGAGTCCGGAACTTGGCGAATGGCTCAAAGATGCGAGGCGAAAGATCGAGCTAGGCCAAAAGATTGATCTGTCAGCCCATCTTCCACCGAGCGTAATTCGTGTCTACACCCAGCCCGACTATCTTGCAGCTAAACAGTACACGGCGCTTTGTGGCCTGTTGAACCATAATGAGAGCGTCATTGCACTTCACGGTGGCGATCAGCAGTCCAAGAACAAAACTCACCGCTTGGCCAACCGCATGGCCGGCCGTTTTTCCTCAATTGAGGAAATCGAAGGGAAAGACCTGCATTCGTTCATCAAAAAGCTTGGGGCTGCAAAGACCGCTCAGGCTGGCTTTCTCCATGCTTTGAAGTTCGCAACGAAGTGCTTCACAGGTGTAACCCGCACACTAACGGCAGGCACCAAGCGGGGCGAGGTTACCAATCTTCGCAAGACAACGAAGTATCCACTGGTGCTCCAAGCCGCGAATGACTATTTGTCTGACCCGTCGAGCGGATATCTCAAGGCATTCTTCCAAGCCTTGAAGAACAATCCTGAGACCTCAGCGTACCGCCGTGATTTGCTCTATCGCTTCGTCAACGTGCTCAAAATTCATGTTGATGGCCAAGCCGCGACTCTCGTGGAGGCCGGTAACCTTTACCAGCGCGAGATGAGGCATTCGGGGCGGCCGATCAGCCATCGCAAGCTGATTGGAACCACGTTGCTGGTCAAAGGCCTTGAATATGACCACGCCGTCATTCTTGATGCCGACTCGCTTGATGCGAAGGATTTGTACGTCGCGATGACCCGAGGAGCGAAATCTCTCACCATCATCGGGACAGGTCGGCATCTACCTGCTTGA
- a CDS encoding efflux RND transporter permease subunit → MSQGRFNLSAIAVRERSITVFLIFLIGVAGILSFFQLGRAEDPPFTVKQLTVITAWPGATAQEMQDQVAEPLEKRLQELKWYDRTETYTRPGLAFTMVTLLDRTPPSQVQEEFYQARKKLDDEARKLPAGVIGPMVNDEFSDVTFALLALKAKGEPQRLLVRDAESLRQRLLHVPGVKKVNIIGEQTERIFVSFSHDRLATLGVSPQDIFAALNNQNVLTPAGSIETNGPQVFLRLDGAFDKVQKIRDTPLAIQGRTLKLSDVATVERGYEDPATFLVRNNGEEALLLGVVMREGWNGLDLGKALDAETTRINEGMPLGMTLAKVTDQSVNISSAVDEFMVKFFVALLVVMLVCFLSMGWHVGIVVAAAVPLTLAVVFVVMAATGKNFDRITLGSLILALGLLVDDAIIAIEMMVVKMEEGYDRIKASAYAWSHTAAPMLSGTLVTAIGFLPNGFAQSTAGEYTSNMFWIVGIALIASWVVAVAFTPYLGVKMLPKIKKVEGGHTAIYNTPNYNRFRRILTRVIARKWLVAGTVIATFVVAILGMSLVKKQFFPTSDRPEVLVEVQMPYGTSIEQTSSTTAKIEAWLQKQDEAKIVTAYIGQGAPRFYLAMAPELPDPSFAKVVVLTDSQEARETLKFRIREAVAEGLAPEARVRVTQLVFGPYSPFPVAYRVMGPDPSKLREIAGQVQEVMQASPMMRTVNTDWGPLTPTLHFTLDQDRLQAVGLTSSAVAQQLQFLLTGVPITAVREDIRSVQVIGRAAGDIRLDPAKIEGITLVGAAGQRIPLSQVGEVDVRMEDPILRRRDRTPTITVRGDIAEGLQPPDVSSVIMKELQPVIDKLPDGYRIEQSGAIEESGKAGQAILPLLPIMIAITLLIIILQVRSVSAMIMVFLTSPLGLIGVVPTLLIFQQPFGINALVGLIALSGILMRNTLILIGQIHHNAQEGLDPFHAVIEATVQRARPVLLTALAAILAFIPLTHSVFWGTLAYTLIGGTFVGTIVTLVFLPAMYSIWFKISHVSQRQTETAELM, encoded by the coding sequence ATGAGCCAGGGGCGTTTCAATCTTTCGGCGATCGCCGTTCGCGAGCGCTCGATCACGGTATTCCTGATTTTCCTGATCGGTGTTGCAGGGATCCTGTCGTTTTTCCAACTGGGGCGTGCGGAAGACCCTCCGTTTACGGTCAAGCAACTGACGGTCATTACCGCGTGGCCGGGCGCAACGGCGCAGGAGATGCAGGACCAGGTAGCAGAGCCACTTGAAAAACGCCTGCAAGAACTGAAATGGTACGACCGCACGGAAACCTACACCCGTCCTGGTCTCGCCTTCACCATGGTGACACTGCTCGATCGCACACCGCCCTCCCAAGTGCAGGAGGAGTTCTATCAAGCGCGTAAAAAGCTCGACGATGAGGCCCGCAAGCTACCGGCGGGTGTGATTGGCCCGATGGTCAACGACGAGTTTTCAGATGTGACATTTGCGCTTTTGGCCTTGAAAGCCAAAGGCGAGCCGCAGCGACTGTTGGTGCGTGATGCGGAATCGTTGCGCCAGCGCCTGTTGCATGTGCCGGGCGTGAAGAAGGTCAACATCATTGGTGAGCAGACCGAACGCATCTTTGTTTCCTTCTCCCATGATCGGTTGGCCACGCTGGGCGTATCTCCCCAGGACATTTTTGCCGCACTGAACAATCAGAACGTGCTCACACCTGCCGGCTCCATTGAAACCAATGGGCCGCAAGTCTTCCTCCGTCTCGACGGTGCCTTCGATAAGGTGCAGAAGATTCGTGACACACCTCTTGCGATTCAAGGTCGAACACTGAAGCTCTCGGACGTGGCGACGGTCGAGCGTGGTTATGAAGATCCGGCAACTTTCCTCGTGCGTAATAACGGTGAGGAGGCCCTGTTACTGGGGGTCGTGATGCGTGAGGGCTGGAACGGTCTTGACCTGGGCAAGGCATTGGACGCGGAGACGACCAGGATCAATGAAGGCATGCCGCTGGGCATGACGCTCGCCAAGGTCACCGATCAGTCTGTGAATATCAGTTCGGCCGTCGACGAGTTCATGGTCAAGTTCTTCGTCGCCTTGCTGGTGGTGATGCTTGTCTGCTTTCTCAGCATGGGCTGGCATGTTGGTATTGTGGTGGCGGCGGCTGTGCCGCTGACGCTGGCCGTGGTGTTTGTGGTGATGGCGGCCACTGGAAAGAACTTTGACCGTATTACCCTCGGGTCCCTGATTCTGGCGCTTGGGCTGCTGGTGGACGACGCCATCATCGCTATCGAGATGATGGTGGTGAAAATGGAGGAGGGCTACGACCGCATCAAAGCTTCCGCGTATGCCTGGAGTCATACGGCCGCACCGATGCTTTCCGGTACGCTGGTGACCGCTATCGGCTTTTTGCCCAACGGCTTCGCACAGTCGACAGCCGGCGAGTACACCAGCAACATGTTCTGGATCGTGGGCATTGCCCTGATTGCCTCATGGGTGGTTGCGGTGGCCTTCACCCCCTATCTGGGTGTGAAGATGTTGCCGAAGATCAAGAAGGTCGAAGGTGGTCACACGGCCATTTACAACACCCCCAACTACAACCGCTTCCGCCGGATTTTGACGCGCGTCATCGCCCGCAAATGGTTGGTGGCCGGTACTGTTATCGCTACGTTTGTCGTAGCGATTCTCGGCATGAGCCTGGTCAAGAAGCAGTTCTTCCCCACCTCGGACCGTCCAGAAGTGTTGGTCGAAGTGCAAATGCCCTATGGAACCTCCATCGAGCAGACCAGCAGCACCACTGCCAAGATTGAGGCTTGGCTGCAAAAGCAGGATGAAGCAAAAATCGTCACGGCCTATATCGGACAAGGTGCGCCGCGCTTCTACCTGGCGATGGCGCCGGAACTCCCTGATCCATCATTCGCGAAGGTTGTGGTGTTGACGGATAGTCAGGAGGCACGTGAGACCCTCAAGTTCCGTATTCGCGAGGCAGTTGCTGAAGGACTTGCCCCAGAAGCGCGTGTCAGGGTTACGCAGTTGGTGTTTGGTCCGTATTCACCCTTTCCTGTCGCCTATCGGGTGATGGGGCCTGACCCATCAAAATTGCGTGAGATCGCCGGCCAGGTACAGGAAGTGATGCAGGCGAGCCCCATGATGAGAACCGTCAATACTGACTGGGGCCCGCTAACGCCGACGCTGCATTTCACCCTGGACCAGGACCGCTTGCAGGCGGTGGGGCTGACGTCCAGTGCCGTCGCGCAGCAGCTGCAGTTCCTGCTCACGGGAGTACCGATCACGGCCGTTCGTGAAGACATTCGTTCGGTGCAGGTGATCGGGCGTGCTGCGGGTGATATCCGGCTCGACCCTGCAAAAATAGAAGGCATTACGCTCGTGGGCGCGGCGGGCCAGCGGATTCCGCTGTCCCAGGTAGGGGAAGTGGACGTGCGTATGGAGGATCCGATTCTTCGGCGGCGTGACCGCACGCCGACCATTACCGTGCGCGGCGACATTGCCGAAGGCTTGCAGCCACCGGACGTCTCGAGCGTGATCATGAAGGAGCTGCAGCCGGTCATTGACAAGTTGCCTGATGGGTATCGTATCGAGCAGTCGGGGGCTATTGAGGAGTCGGGCAAGGCCGGCCAGGCGATATTGCCGCTGCTCCCGATCATGATTGCCATCACGCTGCTGATCATCATCCTGCAGGTACGTTCGGTCTCGGCGATGATCATGGTGTTCCTCACCTCGCCACTGGGGCTGATTGGTGTGGTGCCGACATTGCTTATCTTCCAGCAGCCGTTTGGTATCAATGCGTTGGTCGGTCTAATCGCCCTGTCGGGTATTCTGATGCGTAATACGCTTATTCTGATTGGACAAATCCATCACAACGCTCAAGAAGGACTTGATCCGTTTCACGCCGTTATCGAAGCCACAGTACAGCGCGCTCGCCCGGTGCTGCTGACAGCGCTGGCGGCCATCCTGGCGTTCATCCCCCTGACACACTCCGTCTTCTGGGGAACCCTGGCTTACACACTGATCGGAGGTACGTTCGTCGGAACCATCGTGACGCTGGTGTTCCTGCCGGCGATGTACTCCATCTGGTTCAAGATCAGTCATGTCAGTCAGAGGCAAACTGAAACAGCCGAACTGATGTAA
- a CDS encoding efflux RND transporter periplasmic adaptor subunit, with the protein MRRLRPVPIAACLLPLVLAACGDSSVVEDPRTHAPLVRSSAVQVASDVSRSFTGIVAARVQGDLGFRVSGKILERLVDTGQTVKRGQPLMRLDPIDLGLQARAQQESVIAARARAKQTADDEARYRDLVAAGAISASAYDQVKAAADTAKAQLSAAEAQADVARNASGYAVLFADSDGVVVETLAEPGQVVSPGQPVVRLARAGQREAIVHLPETLRPAAGSTAQATLYGNTTDAVTAKLRLLSDSADHMTRTFEARYVLEGALANAPLGSTVTLRIAEGTANGQVLQVPIAAVYDPGKGTGVWVIVGKPAKVTWTPVRVLGLSDDAARVAGDLKVGEQIVALGAHLLRDGEEVRLAQQGDVKVAGSHP; encoded by the coding sequence ATGCGCCGGCTTCGACCTGTCCCTATTGCCGCTTGCTTGTTGCCTCTCGTCCTGGCGGCGTGTGGCGACTCATCCGTCGTTGAAGATCCACGCACGCATGCCCCTCTGGTGAGGTCCTCTGCGGTTCAGGTGGCGTCCGACGTTTCACGTTCTTTCACTGGCATAGTGGCCGCCCGCGTCCAGGGTGACCTGGGCTTTCGGGTCTCAGGCAAGATCCTTGAGCGTTTGGTTGACACTGGCCAGACCGTTAAGCGGGGTCAGCCGCTCATGCGCCTCGATCCAATCGACCTGGGGTTGCAGGCGCGAGCACAGCAAGAGTCGGTCATCGCCGCTCGGGCCCGAGCCAAGCAGACAGCAGATGACGAGGCGCGATATCGCGACCTGGTCGCCGCAGGTGCTATTTCTGCATCGGCGTACGATCAGGTCAAAGCAGCGGCTGATACCGCAAAGGCGCAGCTCAGCGCTGCTGAAGCGCAGGCTGACGTGGCTCGCAATGCTTCTGGTTACGCGGTGTTGTTTGCTGATTCCGACGGAGTTGTGGTGGAGACGCTCGCCGAGCCCGGGCAAGTCGTCAGCCCGGGGCAGCCTGTGGTTCGACTGGCGCGGGCCGGGCAGCGCGAAGCCATCGTGCACTTGCCCGAGACGCTACGCCCGGCTGCAGGATCCACTGCGCAGGCGACGCTTTATGGCAACACCACGGATGCAGTTACAGCGAAGCTGAGGCTGCTTTCTGATTCGGCCGATCATATGACGCGCACCTTTGAGGCGCGGTATGTGCTTGAGGGCGCGCTGGCCAATGCGCCGTTAGGTTCGACCGTCACGCTTCGGATTGCCGAAGGCACCGCAAATGGACAGGTGTTGCAAGTGCCGATCGCTGCCGTTTATGACCCGGGCAAAGGCACTGGCGTGTGGGTCATTGTTGGCAAACCAGCGAAGGTGACCTGGACACCTGTTCGGGTCTTGGGCTTGAGCGATGACGCAGCGCGAGTTGCAGGTGATCTCAAGGTCGGCGAGCAGATTGTAGCGTTAGGTGCACATTTACTGCGCGATGGGGAGGAGGTGAGATTGGCTCAACAGGGTGACGTCAAAGTTGCCGGGAGCCATCCATGA
- a CDS encoding TIR domain-containing protein, whose protein sequence is MKVFISWSGEMSKRVGEAFKNWIPHVLQTVEPYYTPTDIEKGTRWSHDIAAELESSSAGIFFVTRENLKSPWLAFEAGAISKQVDDSLVCPVLIDLGTSDLNGPLTQFQVTPFQKAEIKKLIQALNKANPDNVLNESILNQAFEKNWPDLEEHVSEIIRSTSPDSDEQAKRDDREVLNEILDLTRSLAIQKTGGFKTHNELNTLISNFLLSFDAVFNADWDHTMMCIQESKFFFSRNGTFVEPKVADEENNWSNRAVLLKNYRKLLEYIEAHQVDIVTTFRSSVTT, encoded by the coding sequence ATGAAGGTTTTTATCAGCTGGTCTGGCGAAATGAGCAAACGCGTGGGTGAAGCCTTCAAAAATTGGATACCCCACGTCCTCCAAACCGTTGAACCGTATTACACCCCCACCGACATCGAAAAAGGCACTCGCTGGTCACACGACATTGCCGCCGAGCTTGAATCATCGTCTGCCGGAATTTTTTTCGTTACACGAGAAAACTTAAAAAGCCCTTGGTTAGCGTTCGAGGCAGGAGCCATATCAAAGCAGGTTGATGATTCTTTGGTCTGCCCTGTATTGATCGACTTAGGCACCAGTGATCTAAACGGCCCCCTCACGCAGTTCCAGGTTACTCCATTTCAGAAGGCCGAGATCAAAAAATTAATTCAAGCCCTCAACAAAGCCAACCCTGACAATGTTCTTAACGAGTCAATTTTGAACCAGGCTTTTGAGAAAAACTGGCCCGATCTAGAAGAGCACGTTTCCGAAATAATCCGCTCGACGAGCCCCGACAGTGACGAGCAAGCCAAACGGGACGACCGAGAAGTTCTCAATGAGATTCTAGACCTAACGAGGTCACTAGCAATCCAGAAGACGGGAGGCTTCAAAACCCACAATGAACTCAACACACTCATTTCCAACTTCTTACTGAGCTTTGATGCCGTATTTAACGCCGACTGGGATCACACCATGATGTGCATTCAAGAAAGCAAGTTCTTTTTCAGCCGAAATGGAACCTTTGTGGAGCCAAAGGTTGCAGATGAGGAGAACAACTGGTCGAACAGAGCAGTACTTCTGAAAAATTACAGAAAACTTCTAGAGTATATTGAGGCACACCAGGTAGATATCGTGACAACGTTCCGATCATCAGTCACTACTTAG
- a CDS encoding trypsin-like serine protease, giving the protein MKASLLALTLFVLTISTTASSSDYEEAVELKLQAIDALSKPNRFREIIPIGEAESAKQFIEMGIPIPDKLRETEAIIPRVSTESALAFVIRGLPPGSREITWGDDNGPKFTNSYTGGYGNSDAGTVKSGPSEAEKSRWALESGKCRGDISSYLDSDSEEAKNCFVRLSRLMDMVEPPSENSMTFLKSIGMVSSITDISYTHRCMASIYKKDVWITARHCLESTTITDGIYIIIDGKKNKIKESSVRRCGTNCDIAFIDMSTPAQITPPKIDMNTSDLSWDTEIFVPGIQDGTSLASNASPSDYKYNLMWSRVGAGYCRSYEIDERGCLIHTCSTLSGFSGAPIYVYDEKSKNVSLIAIHSGAKADGNNCVVKEKANYARITTKKGVPL; this is encoded by the coding sequence ATGAAGGCTTCGCTACTGGCTTTGACGCTGTTTGTGTTAACCATCTCAACTACCGCTTCATCTTCAGACTATGAGGAAGCTGTAGAACTTAAGTTGCAGGCAATAGACGCTCTCTCAAAACCGAACAGATTCCGCGAAATAATTCCGATTGGGGAGGCCGAGTCCGCAAAGCAATTTATAGAGATGGGGATTCCTATTCCAGATAAGCTTCGAGAAACCGAAGCTATTATCCCAAGAGTTTCTACGGAATCTGCTCTAGCATTTGTAATTAGAGGATTACCTCCAGGTAGCAGGGAGATCACTTGGGGAGATGATAACGGGCCTAAATTTACAAACTCATATACCGGAGGATACGGAAATTCTGATGCTGGCACAGTAAAGTCTGGGCCAAGCGAGGCTGAAAAGTCAAGATGGGCATTAGAGTCAGGCAAGTGCCGCGGAGATATTAGCAGTTACTTAGACTCAGACTCAGAAGAGGCAAAAAACTGCTTTGTTAGGCTGAGCAGATTGATGGATATGGTTGAGCCTCCAAGCGAAAATTCCATGACGTTCCTAAAATCAATAGGAATGGTGTCATCGATAACTGATATTTCTTATACGCACAGATGCATGGCGTCAATATATAAAAAAGATGTATGGATAACTGCCAGGCATTGCCTTGAGTCGACTACAATAACTGATGGAATATACATTATAATTGATGGAAAGAAGAATAAAATAAAGGAGTCTTCAGTTAGGCGCTGCGGCACTAATTGCGATATCGCATTTATAGACATGAGCACTCCAGCACAAATAACACCGCCCAAGATCGATATGAATACATCGGACCTAAGCTGGGACACAGAGATATTCGTCCCAGGAATTCAAGATGGGACAAGCTTAGCAAGCAATGCCAGCCCGAGTGATTACAAATATAATCTTATGTGGAGCAGGGTTGGCGCCGGGTATTGCAGATCATATGAGATAGATGAGCGTGGATGTCTTATTCATACGTGCAGTACGCTATCTGGATTCTCTGGAGCCCCTATATATGTCTATGATGAAAAATCAAAGAACGTTAGTTTAATTGCCATTCACTCTGGCGCTAAAGCCGATGGAAACAACTGCGTAGTAAAAGAAAAAGCCAACTACGCAAGAATCACAACCAAAAAAGGAGTTCCACTGTGA
- a CDS encoding ATP-dependent nuclease codes for MKIRKIVIKNFRGVKALDWNVPTADIFCLIGKGDSSKSTILEAIRYTFHPQWNLAFSDADFYQCKIADPITVEITIGHLVADFSALNKYGLYLRGWNAAAQTLFDEPDDDLESVLTVRLTVEKDLEPKWIVVCDRNPDGVPFKQADRNKVGAGLIGVFSERELSWANGTALAKLTAAQSLSELLANASRTARNSLDVDRPITLTNFDAAATKSQEIAKLLGVPVLDAYKAHLDLASINLKVGGLSLHDGEIPLRQLGLGSRRMLQCGIQKAGLEEGHITLFDELEFGLEPHRITRLIKHIREDKRGQYFLTTHSPMVLRELTVHDLHIVHKKGGVVTIISAAEKGLEEHEVQGKIRSNAEAFLAKKVVVCEGATEVGFLRGFDDHQIENGRDPLSYYGVALLDAKGASKVKAMAMAFKSLSYDVSVLADGDAEAQFSTADTAELVAMGIPTYVWSDKLSLEERAFQDLPWVYVLASLKFAQDELSYPVYDQVRTQYREVLPEDLSTWPDSPKLRSAIGAAAKNKNAGWFKDTTRGDLWFKTVSPAFKDPVFGKTNLALELGKLWEWAESV; via the coding sequence GTGAAAATCAGGAAGATCGTGATCAAGAACTTTCGCGGAGTGAAAGCGCTTGATTGGAATGTGCCAACAGCTGACATCTTTTGCCTCATAGGGAAAGGCGACTCCTCTAAGTCCACAATCCTTGAAGCCATCCGATACACGTTCCATCCCCAATGGAATCTTGCCTTTAGCGACGCTGATTTTTACCAGTGCAAGATCGCTGATCCCATCACCGTTGAGATCACGATCGGTCATCTAGTTGCAGACTTCTCTGCACTCAATAAGTATGGGCTCTACCTTCGGGGCTGGAATGCCGCCGCTCAGACGCTGTTTGATGAGCCAGATGATGACCTGGAGAGCGTATTGACCGTCCGGCTAACCGTCGAAAAGGACTTGGAGCCCAAATGGATAGTGGTGTGCGATCGCAATCCAGACGGGGTGCCCTTTAAGCAGGCAGACAGAAACAAGGTCGGGGCTGGCCTCATCGGCGTTTTCAGCGAACGAGAGCTTTCCTGGGCAAACGGTACAGCCCTTGCCAAGCTAACCGCGGCGCAGAGCTTGAGCGAGCTATTGGCCAATGCATCGAGGACCGCCAGGAATTCGTTGGATGTCGACCGGCCTATCACCCTGACAAATTTCGACGCTGCAGCAACCAAGTCGCAAGAAATTGCGAAGCTCCTGGGTGTTCCCGTACTTGATGCGTATAAGGCGCATCTCGACTTGGCCTCCATCAACCTGAAAGTCGGCGGTCTTTCCCTGCATGACGGCGAAATCCCGTTGCGCCAATTAGGCCTCGGATCTCGCCGCATGCTTCAGTGTGGAATCCAGAAAGCGGGGTTGGAGGAAGGCCATATCACCTTGTTCGATGAGTTGGAGTTCGGACTGGAGCCCCACCGGATCACGCGTCTCATCAAGCACATCAGAGAGGACAAACGCGGGCAATATTTTCTGACCACTCATTCGCCCATGGTGCTTCGTGAACTCACGGTGCATGACCTACATATCGTCCACAAAAAGGGTGGCGTTGTGACGATCATTTCTGCTGCTGAGAAAGGACTCGAAGAGCATGAGGTTCAGGGGAAGATTCGCTCAAACGCCGAAGCATTCCTGGCCAAGAAGGTTGTTGTATGTGAAGGCGCTACCGAGGTCGGCTTTCTAAGGGGCTTTGACGATCACCAGATCGAGAATGGGCGAGACCCATTGTCCTATTACGGTGTGGCGTTACTGGACGCCAAGGGGGCCAGCAAAGTGAAGGCCATGGCTATGGCGTTCAAATCGCTTAGTTACGACGTGTCGGTGTTAGCTGATGGCGATGCCGAGGCGCAGTTCTCAACCGCCGATACAGCTGAACTCGTGGCTATGGGGATTCCGACATACGTCTGGAGCGACAAGCTTTCCCTCGAAGAACGGGCATTCCAGGATCTGCCTTGGGTATACGTTTTAGCCAGTTTGAAGTTTGCCCAAGATGAACTCTCCTACCCTGTGTACGACCAAGTGCGGACCCAGTACCGGGAAGTGCTTCCCGAAGACCTGAGCACATGGCCGGATAGCCCTAAGCTGAGGAGTGCCATTGGTGCTGCAGCCAAGAACAAGAACGCGGGCTGGTTTAAGGACACGACCAGAGGCGACTTATGGTTTAAGACAGTGTCTCCGGCGTTCAAGGATCCCGTGTTTGGAAAAACGAATCTTGCCTTAGAGTTGGGAAAACTTTGGGAGTGGGCAGAGAGTGTCTGA
- a CDS encoding DUF3784 domain-containing protein, producing MKAQALAMFAAVAVQGCSTLTESTFRVGEVDYDKFDNNPTINEMRIFTKNAKDCDSFDETDETPPVLLVAAGGVLIDAAFDYGKKRAEEYAKYVDSDLRITGSSIINSSKSNSWPSAELYKKYDDKLSATIEELEDSPKDRSYASMSKEEKAKYDEKRKVEFVNEFYAKERSLKPSENDLCVMIVAGKYSGSNVAADIANRDKPVDENSRKGIFSRKTKGAFTNINQYRMPVVGISETQYPSPFDGLIGDPSFLAEFRLTPVPGKEKTTYFLTPSYIFYPKPLHKEIDSGLERKLAVEFQFEENKVTWSRATMVSDHGYSKSHLQSDTKSFEADNNQPFTAITATVIEGPDGMPTGKIVTAISTEVDKQRQPLKDKLAGKEADESKK from the coding sequence GTGAAAGCTCAGGCGCTTGCTATGTTTGCCGCAGTTGCAGTTCAAGGATGCTCAACTCTTACCGAAAGTACGTTTCGAGTCGGCGAGGTCGACTACGATAAATTTGACAACAATCCGACCATCAACGAGATGAGGATTTTCACAAAGAACGCCAAGGATTGCGACTCTTTCGATGAAACAGATGAAACCCCTCCAGTATTACTTGTTGCAGCAGGAGGGGTTCTGATTGATGCTGCATTTGACTATGGCAAGAAAAGGGCTGAGGAGTATGCAAAGTATGTTGACTCTGACCTGAGAATAACAGGCAGCTCAATTATAAACTCAAGCAAATCAAACTCATGGCCATCAGCGGAACTATATAAAAAATACGACGACAAGCTTAGTGCAACCATTGAGGAGCTGGAAGATTCTCCAAAGGATCGTAGTTACGCATCAATGAGCAAGGAGGAAAAAGCAAAATACGATGAAAAAAGAAAGGTAGAATTCGTCAACGAATTTTATGCAAAAGAAAGAAGTCTAAAACCATCAGAAAATGACTTGTGCGTGATGATTGTTGCTGGGAAATATTCTGGATCAAATGTTGCTGCAGACATTGCGAACAGAGATAAACCTGTAGACGAGAATTCAAGAAAGGGGATTTTTTCGAGAAAAACAAAAGGTGCATTCACCAATATCAATCAATACAGAATGCCTGTTGTAGGGATCAGTGAGACACAATACCCGAGCCCATTCGATGGACTAATTGGAGACCCATCATTCCTGGCTGAATTTCGCCTGACCCCTGTTCCTGGCAAAGAGAAAACCACCTACTTTTTAACTCCTTCGTACATTTTTTATCCGAAACCACTGCACAAAGAAATTGATAGCGGATTGGAGCGCAAGCTTGCTGTTGAGTTTCAGTTCGAGGAGAACAAGGTCACATGGTCTAGAGCCACGATGGTGAGCGATCATGGTTATAGCAAAAGCCACCTTCAATCTGACACAAAGAGCTTTGAGGCAGATAACAATCAGCCCTTTACCGCTATAACCGCAACTGTCATAGAAGGCCCTGATGGCATGCCAACCGGCAAAATCGTAACCGCCATTTCTACCGAGGTCGACAAGCAGCGCCAGCCGCTAAAAGACAAGCTCGCGGGTAAGGAAGCAGACGAGTCGAAGAAATAG